A genomic segment from Microbulbifer elongatus encodes:
- the oppB gene encoding oligopeptide ABC transporter permease OppB: MLRFIIKRVLEAIPTLFILITVSFFLMRFAPGNPFSAEITMTPEVMANIEAKYGFDKPVYQQYFSYLGGLLQGDLGPSFKYKDFSVNELVAQALPVSVKIGLFAFIVAVTCGVCFGTIAALRQNTWLDYTIMTSAMAGVVIPSFVLAPLLVLIFAIWLDWLPAGGWHNGAAQYVVLPVLGMSLYYIASISRIMRGSMIEVLNSNFIRTAKAKGLSMPYIIVRHALRPAILPVLSYLGPALVGIITGSVVIETIFGLPGIGQLFVNGALNRDYSMVLGLTILVGALTITFNAIVDILYAVVDPKIRYA; this comes from the coding sequence ATGCTCCGATTTATCATCAAGCGCGTGCTGGAAGCCATTCCCACGCTGTTTATTCTGATTACGGTCTCCTTCTTCCTGATGCGCTTTGCGCCCGGCAATCCTTTCTCCGCTGAAATCACCATGACCCCAGAGGTGATGGCGAATATCGAGGCAAAATACGGTTTCGACAAGCCGGTCTACCAGCAGTACTTCAGCTATCTCGGTGGTCTGCTGCAGGGTGATCTCGGTCCATCCTTCAAATACAAAGACTTCAGTGTGAACGAGCTGGTGGCGCAGGCCTTACCGGTCTCGGTCAAGATCGGCCTGTTTGCGTTTATTGTCGCGGTCACCTGCGGGGTGTGCTTTGGCACCATCGCCGCGCTGCGTCAGAACACCTGGCTCGACTACACCATCATGACCAGCGCCATGGCCGGAGTGGTGATCCCCAGTTTTGTACTCGCTCCGTTACTGGTATTGATCTTCGCCATCTGGCTCGACTGGCTTCCCGCCGGTGGCTGGCACAATGGTGCGGCCCAGTATGTGGTGCTGCCGGTGCTGGGGATGTCCCTGTACTACATCGCGTCCATCTCCCGCATTATGCGCGGCAGCATGATTGAGGTGCTGAACTCCAACTTTATCCGCACCGCCAAAGCCAAGGGCCTGTCCATGCCCTATATCATCGTGCGCCACGCACTGCGGCCGGCCATTCTGCCGGTGCTGTCCTATCTGGGGCCGGCGCTAGTGGGGATTATCACCGGATCGGTGGTGATCGAGACCATTTTCGGTTTGCCCGGAATCGGCCAGTTGTTTGTCAACGGTGCCCTCAACCGCGACTACTCCATGGTATTGGGCCTGACCATTCTGGTCGGCGCGCTCACCATCACTTTCAATGCGATTGTCGACATTCTGTACGCAGTGGTCGACCCCAAAATCCGCTACGCGTAA
- a CDS encoding peptide ABC transporter substrate-binding protein produces the protein MMRCNQSSYSRRSWYLGALLTALFGLTACGGPSEPGTDTSTPAAALDPTKLAADQTLVRGGGSEPESLDPHKISGTVESALLRDLMETLVIAAPDGGVRPAVAESWETTDNQTYIFKLRDNAKWTNGDPVTADDFVYSWRRLVDPATASKYAWYLAAAKVKNAQDISEGKEPPENLGVEALDPQTLKVSLEAPVPYFVSMLVHASTSPVHQATVEKFGDQWTRVGNYVGNGAFKLTEWVVNERIEYVKNDLYWDAANVKLEKVRNLPIASPNAELKRYEAGEIDFAYSIPIEHIGRLKKERGDEVKTTPYIGTYYYEFNTTRPPFDDARVRKALAFAIDRDIMAYKVMGRGEEPSFHLTPGVVKGFDAPPTPWSQKSQQERVAKAKALLAEAGYNADNPLKFSVLYNTNDNHKKVAVAISAMWKQNLQHVDVTLENQEWKTYLSTRANTDFDIARAGWIGDYNEPSTMLKLLLTDGGSNYAKYSNPSYDALLAKSSKEMDMGKRAEYYAQAEEILAEDMPIAPIYQYVIQHMVKPHVGGYAADPLDNYYSKDMWIIEH, from the coding sequence ATGATGCGATGCAACCAATCTTCCTACTCCCGCCGTAGCTGGTATCTGGGGGCGCTTCTGACGGCCCTGTTTGGCCTTACCGCCTGCGGTGGCCCCTCGGAGCCCGGCACAGACACCAGTACCCCCGCAGCAGCACTCGACCCAACCAAACTCGCCGCAGATCAGACACTGGTGCGCGGGGGCGGCTCAGAACCAGAATCCCTGGACCCGCACAAGATCTCCGGTACCGTCGAATCCGCACTATTGCGCGATCTGATGGAAACACTGGTGATTGCCGCTCCGGATGGCGGTGTCCGTCCGGCCGTCGCGGAAAGTTGGGAAACCACGGACAATCAGACCTATATCTTCAAGCTGCGTGATAATGCCAAATGGACCAATGGTGATCCGGTCACCGCTGACGACTTCGTCTATTCCTGGCGTCGCCTGGTGGATCCGGCCACCGCTTCCAAATACGCCTGGTATCTCGCCGCCGCCAAGGTAAAGAATGCCCAGGACATCAGTGAAGGCAAGGAGCCGCCCGAGAATCTCGGGGTAGAGGCCCTGGACCCGCAGACCTTGAAGGTTTCTCTGGAAGCGCCGGTACCGTATTTTGTCTCCATGCTGGTACATGCCTCCACTTCACCGGTGCATCAGGCAACCGTGGAAAAATTTGGCGACCAGTGGACCCGGGTAGGGAACTACGTGGGCAACGGCGCCTTCAAGCTTACCGAGTGGGTAGTCAATGAACGTATCGAGTACGTAAAGAATGATCTTTACTGGGATGCGGCCAATGTAAAACTCGAGAAGGTACGCAACCTGCCCATTGCCTCACCCAATGCGGAGCTGAAGCGCTACGAGGCCGGTGAAATCGACTTTGCTTACTCTATTCCCATCGAACATATCGGTCGCCTGAAAAAAGAGCGCGGGGACGAAGTCAAAACCACCCCCTACATCGGTACCTATTACTACGAATTCAACACCACACGCCCGCCGTTTGACGACGCACGCGTGCGCAAGGCACTGGCCTTCGCCATCGACCGTGACATCATGGCTTACAAGGTGATGGGGCGCGGCGAGGAACCTTCATTCCATCTTACCCCGGGTGTGGTCAAGGGCTTTGACGCGCCGCCGACGCCCTGGAGCCAGAAGAGCCAGCAAGAACGTGTTGCCAAGGCCAAGGCACTGCTGGCGGAAGCCGGTTACAACGCAGACAACCCGCTCAAATTCAGCGTGCTGTACAACACCAATGACAACCACAAAAAAGTGGCCGTCGCCATCAGTGCCATGTGGAAACAGAATCTGCAGCATGTGGATGTCACCCTGGAAAACCAGGAGTGGAAGACCTACCTCTCCACCCGCGCCAATACCGATTTCGATATTGCCCGCGCCGGCTGGATTGGCGATTACAACGAACCGTCCACCATGCTGAAACTGTTGCTGACCGACGGTGGCAGTAACTACGCCAAGTACAGCAACCCCTCCTACGACGCATTACTGGCGAAAAGCTCCAAAGAAATGGATATGGGCAAGCGTGCGGAATACTACGCGCAGGCGGAAGAAATTCTCGCGGAAGATATGCCCATCGCGCCGATTTACCAATACGTCATCCAGCATATGGTCAAGCCCCATGTGGGCGGCTACGCCGCTGATCCGCTGGACAACTACTACTCAAAAGATATGTGGATCATCGAGCACTAA
- a CDS encoding DUF3299 domain-containing protein, producing the protein MLNRNNRTGRSLSFTLILAASLGVGCSDENRDAERASDAQTTVAADLNADVPAPGEPEASAEQETVDYREVKWEELIPQEDLEALLNPPAYLATIAEGSDADMFPKEEPLTIDGPASAEEARYQQALQSTKIKPEFDRQQVRIPGFVVPLEFDDDQTITSFLLVPYFGACMHLPPPPPNQVIYANFPEGFQVEFLYDPVYIEGELRTLPEDTERGNAAYSMNVARVSAYEE; encoded by the coding sequence ATGCTCAATCGAAACAACAGAACCGGCCGTTCACTATCGTTCACCCTCATACTAGCAGCCTCACTGGGTGTTGGCTGTAGTGATGAAAATCGCGATGCGGAGCGCGCAAGCGACGCTCAGACCACTGTCGCCGCTGATCTTAACGCTGACGTACCAGCCCCCGGCGAACCGGAAGCGTCGGCCGAGCAGGAAACCGTGGACTACCGGGAGGTCAAATGGGAGGAACTGATTCCCCAGGAAGACCTGGAGGCCCTGCTCAACCCGCCGGCTTATCTGGCCACCATCGCCGAGGGCTCCGATGCAGATATGTTCCCCAAGGAAGAGCCCCTGACCATCGACGGCCCCGCCAGCGCTGAGGAAGCGCGCTACCAGCAGGCGCTCCAGTCAACCAAGATCAAGCCGGAGTTCGACCGCCAACAGGTGCGTATCCCCGGCTTTGTGGTGCCGCTGGAGTTTGATGACGATCAGACCATTACCAGTTTCCTGTTGGTGCCCTACTTCGGCGCTTGTATGCACCTGCCGCCACCGCCGCCGAACCAGGTGATCTACGCTAACTTCCCCGAAGGGTTCCAGGTGGAATTTCTCTATGACCCGGTGTACATCGAGGGAGAGTTGCGCACGCTGCCAGAAGATACCGAGCGCGGCAATGCGGCCTACTCCATGAACGTAGCGCGGGTGTCTGCCTACGAAGAATAA
- a CDS encoding nuclear transport factor 2 family protein — protein sequence MKKHSPKDILDQWMQAVNSADVDSLLNLYDPHAVLIPTFSNRILNTPEKLRDYFEKLGSRPELSIALHEKTLTVQEMKSDQYTLGGIYNWRFAVDGELLNFEARFSYVIDLASPNPILHHHSSQIPRTL from the coding sequence ATGAAGAAACACAGTCCCAAGGATATTCTTGATCAGTGGATGCAGGCGGTTAACAGTGCAGACGTAGACAGTCTGCTCAACCTGTATGACCCGCACGCCGTCCTGATCCCTACGTTTTCAAACCGGATCTTGAACACACCGGAAAAACTGCGCGACTATTTTGAAAAGCTGGGAAGCCGGCCGGAGTTGAGCATTGCGCTCCATGAAAAGACTCTGACCGTTCAGGAAATGAAGAGTGACCAGTATACGCTGGGAGGCATCTACAACTGGCGCTTCGCAGTTGACGGCGAACTGCTCAACTTCGAGGCGCGATTCAGTTATGTGATCGACCTCGCCAGCCCCAATCCGATTCTGCACCACCACTCATCGCAGATTCCCCGCACACTGTAG
- a CDS encoding DUF1826 domain-containing protein, with product MRSVDIAENVAGGAAVPGLLPRVTPVGAGVSPAVVPHNDGGQPVQSVSRRTVFTPTPDAFADIYEEDVHLSVWQRQLSPALTAECEAFLDQKGFNSHRLVVPAAKIQNLGDVIPGLDAFPNLCADIELLADMFTCLFDLNAIGIRLSVLSDTMCPRFHVDRVPCRLITTYSGVATEWLPHDQLDRSKLGAGGGGLSDAESGLYPSTQSIQSLAAGEVALLKGELWAGNEGAGLVHRSPAVAPGSQRLILTFDFASSDD from the coding sequence ATGCGCTCTGTCGATATTGCCGAAAACGTCGCTGGTGGGGCGGCCGTCCCTGGCCTCTTGCCCCGGGTTACGCCAGTCGGGGCCGGGGTTTCCCCTGCCGTAGTGCCACACAATGATGGAGGCCAGCCAGTCCAGTCGGTCTCTCGCCGCACGGTATTTACGCCCACGCCAGATGCATTTGCGGATATCTACGAGGAGGACGTGCACCTGTCGGTCTGGCAGCGCCAGCTCAGCCCGGCACTGACCGCAGAGTGTGAAGCCTTTCTGGATCAGAAAGGCTTCAACAGTCATCGGCTGGTGGTGCCAGCGGCAAAAATCCAAAACCTGGGCGACGTGATACCGGGTCTCGATGCGTTCCCGAATTTATGCGCGGATATCGAGCTGTTGGCCGATATGTTCACCTGCCTGTTTGACCTGAATGCCATTGGCATCCGTCTGAGTGTGCTGAGCGACACCATGTGCCCGCGGTTTCATGTGGACCGGGTGCCCTGCCGCCTGATCACCACGTATTCCGGTGTGGCGACTGAATGGTTGCCCCACGATCAGCTGGATCGCAGCAAGCTGGGTGCCGGCGGCGGTGGGCTTAGCGATGCGGAAAGTGGCCTCTATCCCTCTACCCAATCCATTCAGTCACTGGCTGCTGGCGAGGTAGCACTACTGAAAGGCGAGCTGTGGGCGGGCAATGAAGGTGCGGGTCTCGTGCACCGATCCCCAGCAGTGGCGCCCGGCAGTCAGCGCCTGATTCTTACCTTTGATTTTGCGTCTTCTGACGACTGA
- a CDS encoding TonB-dependent receptor, whose translation MKKTAFSLALMTVSGLANALSGQVTDAAGNPISGAAVEVIGSQLHTRTDEQGRFSLDAASESANELHINAPGYSHRTLRLAGSDATPLRITLRRSVIEQIDVTATPLHTSTMESAQPVTVLAGDGLRRKQAATLGETLKNEVGVHSTYFGPVASSPVIRGLSGPRVLITQNSLDVSDASRVGPDHVVATEALTAQQIEILRGPATLFYGSGAIGGVVNVVDDRVPSSSESKGAFQFGHSTVNSEEDASFAYTGGGEQFAFHVDGFTRKGDNYEIPGAAELASDHDHENEAHEEHEEHSVGILENSASDSKGFNLGGSWLLDNGFIGLAYGRLERVNGIPGHSHAHGDDEHGEELHEEEHVESEMHAHEEEAEVLSDLKQDRWQLISELSLDNNLLSGVNTRIGYTDYEHVEIENNTTGTLFQNETVQARVDLLLQEMSGWRGAVSIEGKSSDFSAVGEEAFTSPSRTDTLAIALMQEKHMGDFLWQLGARVEKVTIEADPIAWESHEHEHAEEHEGEEHEHEEAALLEFDELDFTPYSVSAGVVWDFAADYNAGLSLTHAQRAPSASELFSYGPHIGTGSFEVGALFDLHVTDEPHFDYGSDVQEEVSNNLDLTLRKHSGDIGWVVNLFYNQVGNFYYERDTGFTSEDFEGHDHEEHDHEEHTHEEGEEHEHAHDHGALPVYVFEQADSVLYGMEAQLAWQFSEPFTLTLWGDSIRGKLKDGGNLPRIPPVRLGGQLTYAQNGWEAGFGASHYFEQDKLAELETATDGYTLVEAELGYTFASNFGDTTVFLKGHNLTDEEARVHASFLKNRAPLPGRSFSLGMRSTF comes from the coding sequence ATGAAAAAAACCGCGTTCTCCCTCGCATTGATGACCGTTTCTGGCCTGGCCAATGCACTTTCTGGCCAGGTGACAGATGCTGCCGGAAATCCCATCAGCGGTGCTGCGGTAGAAGTAATCGGCAGCCAGTTGCACACCCGTACCGACGAACAGGGGCGGTTTTCTCTCGACGCCGCAAGCGAATCCGCGAACGAACTGCATATCAATGCACCTGGTTACAGTCACCGGACCCTGCGCCTTGCAGGCAGCGATGCGACGCCGTTGCGCATCACCCTGCGTCGCTCGGTAATTGAGCAGATCGACGTCACGGCGACCCCGCTGCACACCTCCACCATGGAATCTGCGCAGCCGGTAACCGTTCTGGCCGGCGATGGTCTGCGTCGCAAGCAGGCGGCAACTTTGGGGGAAACCCTGAAGAACGAAGTCGGTGTGCATTCGACTTATTTCGGGCCTGTGGCCAGCAGCCCGGTTATTCGTGGACTGAGCGGCCCCCGCGTGCTGATCACCCAGAACAGCCTGGATGTGAGTGATGCGTCCCGCGTCGGTCCGGATCACGTGGTAGCCACCGAAGCGCTCACCGCACAGCAAATCGAAATTCTGCGCGGCCCCGCCACCCTCTTCTATGGCTCCGGCGCCATTGGCGGTGTGGTGAACGTGGTTGATGACCGCGTGCCCTCTTCCAGTGAGTCCAAGGGTGCCTTTCAGTTTGGGCACAGCACGGTAAACAGCGAGGAAGATGCCTCGTTCGCCTACACCGGTGGCGGCGAGCAGTTTGCGTTTCATGTGGACGGTTTTACCCGCAAGGGAGACAACTACGAAATTCCTGGCGCAGCTGAACTTGCGTCCGACCATGACCATGAAAACGAGGCGCATGAAGAACACGAAGAGCACAGTGTTGGCATTCTGGAAAACAGTGCCTCGGACAGCAAAGGCTTCAACCTCGGCGGTAGTTGGTTGCTGGACAACGGCTTTATTGGTTTGGCGTATGGCCGTCTGGAGCGTGTAAATGGTATTCCTGGTCACAGCCATGCCCATGGGGACGACGAGCACGGCGAAGAGCTGCACGAGGAAGAACACGTGGAATCCGAGATGCACGCCCATGAGGAAGAAGCGGAAGTGCTCTCCGATCTGAAGCAGGACCGCTGGCAGCTGATCAGCGAACTGAGCCTGGATAACAACCTGTTGAGCGGCGTGAACACGCGCATCGGCTACACCGATTACGAACATGTTGAAATTGAGAACAACACCACTGGCACCTTGTTCCAGAACGAGACGGTGCAGGCCCGTGTGGATCTGTTGCTGCAGGAAATGTCCGGCTGGCGCGGTGCCGTCTCTATTGAAGGTAAGTCGAGTGATTTTTCCGCAGTTGGCGAAGAGGCTTTCACCTCGCCCAGTCGTACTGACACACTCGCGATTGCCCTGATGCAGGAAAAGCACATGGGTGATTTCCTGTGGCAGCTAGGCGCCCGTGTCGAAAAGGTCACCATCGAGGCCGATCCTATTGCCTGGGAGTCTCATGAGCATGAGCACGCAGAAGAACACGAAGGCGAAGAGCATGAGCACGAAGAAGCAGCGCTGCTGGAATTCGACGAGCTTGATTTCACACCTTACAGCGTGTCCGCAGGTGTGGTGTGGGATTTTGCCGCCGACTACAACGCCGGCTTGTCTCTGACCCACGCTCAGCGCGCTCCAAGCGCATCAGAACTGTTCTCCTACGGCCCGCATATCGGCACCGGTAGCTTTGAAGTGGGTGCACTGTTTGACCTGCACGTTACCGACGAGCCTCACTTCGATTACGGCAGCGATGTTCAGGAAGAGGTTTCCAATAACCTCGACCTGACCTTGCGAAAGCACTCCGGAGACATCGGCTGGGTAGTGAACCTGTTCTATAACCAGGTAGGCAACTTCTACTACGAGCGCGACACCGGTTTTACCAGTGAAGATTTCGAAGGCCATGATCATGAAGAGCACGATCATGAAGAGCATACACATGAGGAAGGGGAAGAACACGAGCACGCCCATGACCACGGTGCCCTGCCCGTCTATGTCTTTGAGCAAGCGGATAGCGTGCTCTACGGTATGGAAGCGCAGCTCGCATGGCAATTCTCCGAGCCCTTCACCCTGACCCTATGGGGTGACAGCATTCGCGGCAAGCTAAAAGACGGGGGTAATCTGCCGCGTATTCCTCCAGTGCGCCTCGGTGGGCAACTGACTTACGCGCAAAACGGCTGGGAAGCTGGCTTCGGCGCCTCCCACTACTTTGAGCAGGACAAACTGGCGGAGCTGGAAACGGCTACCGATGGCTACACCCTTGTGGAAGCGGAGCTGGGCTATACCTTCGCCAGCAACTTCGGTGATACGACCGTATTCCTGAAAGGTCACAATCTCACCGATGAAGAAGCCCGTGTACATGCCTCCTTCCTGAAAAACCGCGCCCCGCTTCCGGGCCGTAGTTTCAGCCTTGGCATGCGCAGCACTTTTTAA
- a CDS encoding MerC domain-containing protein gives MKPTTAATDKIAIGLSAMCTIHCLALPLVLALVPSMAALGLDNEAFHLWMVLAVIPTSVYALTMGCKQHKRYRVVVLGGAGLGLLATAVLLGESAGELGEKLLTVAGASLVAFGHLWNYRLCQQPSDCACPTSSNS, from the coding sequence ATGAAACCAACAACAGCAGCGACAGACAAGATCGCCATTGGTCTATCTGCAATGTGTACCATCCACTGTCTGGCGTTGCCGCTGGTGTTGGCACTGGTACCCAGTATGGCGGCACTAGGCTTGGACAACGAGGCGTTCCACCTGTGGATGGTGCTGGCGGTGATACCCACCAGTGTGTACGCCCTGACCATGGGGTGTAAGCAACACAAGCGTTACCGTGTTGTTGTGCTCGGCGGAGCCGGCCTGGGATTACTCGCCACCGCGGTTCTTCTGGGTGAGTCTGCAGGAGAACTGGGTGAGAAGCTGCTGACGGTTGCCGGTGCCAGCCTGGTAGCATTCGGACATCTGTGGAATTACCGCCTGTGCCAGCAGCCCTCTGACTGTGCCTGCCCCACCTCCAGCAACAGTTAA
- the hisI gene encoding phosphoribosyl-AMP cyclohydrolase: MLRDYFIALETHPKDAPLALHDVIEQLAFNEQGLIPVITQDAQSKTVLMFAWMNKESLLATIETQRVTYWSRSREQLWVKGETSGHVQSLVSMAFDCDGDVVLCQVEQQGAACHTGRRSCFYLQVDSEQRKIWVTGDPVPV, from the coding sequence ATGCTACGGGATTATTTTATCGCGCTCGAAACGCACCCCAAGGATGCCCCTTTGGCGCTACACGATGTTATCGAACAGTTGGCATTTAATGAGCAGGGATTGATCCCGGTAATTACTCAGGATGCGCAGAGCAAAACGGTTCTGATGTTCGCCTGGATGAACAAAGAGTCCCTGCTTGCCACCATAGAGACCCAGCGCGTTACCTACTGGTCCCGGAGTCGCGAGCAGTTGTGGGTCAAGGGCGAGACCAGCGGCCATGTGCAATCCCTGGTTTCCATGGCCTTCGATTGCGATGGCGATGTGGTGCTCTGCCAGGTAGAGCAGCAAGGCGCCGCCTGCCATACTGGACGGCGGTCTTGTTTTTACCTGCAGGTCGATTCGGAGCAGCGAAAAATCTGGGTAACCGGAGATCCTGTACCCGTATGA
- a CDS encoding dihydroorotase has translation MTSTLIKHARLVNEGDVIDADVRIVGERIAKICPEIAATPGDRVIDADGAYLLPGMIDDQVHFREPGLTHKGTIASESRAAVAGGITSYMEMPNVNPATTTIEALEDKYAIAATSSAANFAFYLGATEDNLEQIKRLDPAKHCGVKVFMGASTGDLLVEHPEALDAIFRESPALIVTHCESSPIIRQNHAALRRSKSVLTIEDHPKLRDTDACFASSSYAVDLAKKYGSQLHVLHITTEKELALFEPGPVQGKQITAEACVHHLWFSDEDYPRLGNLIKCNPSIKSQRDRNALIQALHSNQIDIIATDHAPHTWEEKQVDYEQAPAGLPLVQHALLTLMDHVKHGRMSLAQVVEKTAHNPAIRFGVIGRGYLREGYFADLVLVDPDTATSVSNENTLYHCGWSPFAGHDFSSQIVGTWVNGRQVYSRDGIAAAEIAAMPLSFDR, from the coding sequence ATGACCTCGACATTGATTAAGCATGCGCGGTTGGTCAACGAAGGCGATGTGATCGATGCGGATGTTCGCATTGTTGGCGAACGGATCGCAAAAATTTGCCCGGAAATCGCCGCAACGCCCGGCGATCGCGTGATCGATGCAGACGGGGCCTATCTGCTGCCGGGCATGATCGACGACCAGGTGCACTTTCGCGAGCCCGGCCTTACCCACAAAGGCACTATCGCCAGCGAATCCCGAGCAGCGGTTGCCGGCGGCATTACCAGCTATATGGAAATGCCAAATGTGAACCCCGCCACCACCACCATTGAAGCTCTCGAAGACAAGTACGCGATAGCTGCCACGAGCTCGGCCGCCAATTTCGCATTCTATCTGGGCGCTACAGAGGACAATCTCGAACAGATCAAGCGGCTCGATCCGGCGAAACACTGCGGTGTAAAAGTGTTTATGGGCGCTTCTACCGGCGACCTTCTGGTAGAACACCCGGAGGCGCTGGATGCGATTTTCCGCGAGTCGCCAGCGCTGATCGTTACCCACTGTGAAAGCAGCCCGATCATTCGTCAAAACCACGCGGCATTGCGGCGTTCTAAATCGGTGCTGACGATCGAAGATCACCCAAAGCTACGTGATACCGATGCGTGTTTTGCGTCATCTTCCTACGCGGTTGATTTGGCGAAGAAATACGGTAGTCAATTACATGTATTGCATATCACCACGGAAAAGGAGCTGGCTCTTTTTGAGCCCGGGCCGGTTCAAGGCAAGCAAATCACCGCAGAAGCCTGCGTACATCACTTGTGGTTTTCCGACGAGGATTACCCGCGTCTCGGCAATCTGATCAAATGTAATCCATCTATCAAAAGCCAGCGCGATCGCAATGCTTTGATTCAGGCGTTACATAGCAACCAGATCGACATTATTGCTACCGACCATGCGCCCCATACGTGGGAGGAAAAGCAGGTCGATTACGAACAGGCACCGGCAGGATTGCCCCTGGTGCAACATGCCCTGCTGACCTTGATGGACCACGTGAAACACGGACGTATGAGTTTGGCGCAGGTTGTCGAAAAAACGGCGCACAACCCCGCGATTCGCTTTGGCGTGATTGGCCGAGGTTACCTCCGCGAAGGCTACTTTGCCGACCTGGTACTGGTCGATCCAGACACCGCTACCTCGGTATCCAACGAGAACACCTTATATCACTGCGGCTGGTCACCGTTTGCGGGACACGATTTTTCTTCGCAAATTGTTGGCACCTGGGTCAATGGCCGACAGGTCTACAGCAGGGATGGTATTGCCGCAGCTGAAATAGCCGCAATGCCCCTTTCTTTTGACCGCTGA
- the folE2 gene encoding GTP cyclohydrolase FolE2, with amino-acid sequence MQFTGSLPDIAKTQIETGAYPLQWVGMEGIAVPLTLSLAGGQAQVVAATASVYVSLDDAAEKGIHMSRLHAILNELAATTCDKEGLDTLLGKMVESQSGISQSAKIDLAFDLLLPKTSLLSNETGYQTYRVAISGQYCKGVYDYGLQVTIPYSSTCPCSAALSRQLLANALDEAFTTPQVEKQALLTQVQAASVATPHSQRSYAYLDLTLGDSSWPSLPSLIFSFEEAIGTPVQTMVKRSDEQEFARLNANNLMFCEDAARKIKAVLEQSTWVKDYWFKVEHQESLHAHNAVVIDRKACID; translated from the coding sequence ATGCAGTTTACCGGATCCCTCCCCGATATCGCCAAAACCCAGATTGAAACGGGAGCCTACCCGTTGCAGTGGGTTGGCATGGAAGGTATCGCCGTTCCCCTTACTCTCTCTCTGGCTGGAGGCCAGGCGCAGGTGGTTGCCGCCACAGCGAGTGTATATGTCAGCCTCGACGATGCCGCCGAGAAAGGCATTCATATGTCGCGGCTACATGCGATCCTCAACGAGCTGGCCGCGACCACTTGTGACAAAGAAGGCCTGGATACACTTCTGGGGAAAATGGTCGAATCTCAGTCGGGAATCAGCCAAAGCGCAAAAATTGATCTGGCTTTCGACCTGCTGCTGCCCAAAACGTCGCTGTTGAGTAACGAGACCGGCTACCAGACCTATCGCGTTGCGATCAGTGGTCAATATTGCAAAGGCGTCTACGACTATGGGTTACAGGTAACGATCCCCTATTCCAGTACCTGTCCCTGTTCCGCCGCACTTTCACGTCAGCTGCTGGCAAACGCCCTTGATGAGGCGTTCACCACCCCGCAAGTTGAGAAGCAGGCACTGCTGACGCAGGTACAGGCCGCGAGCGTTGCCACACCCCATAGCCAGCGCTCTTATGCTTACCTGGACCTGACATTGGGTGACAGCAGCTGGCCATCGTTACCATCCCTTATTTTCAGTTTCGAAGAAGCGATCGGTACACCGGTCCAGACCATGGTCAAGCGCAGCGATGAACAGGAATTCGCGCGGCTGAACGCGAATAACCTGATGTTTTGCGAAGATGCAGCGCGAAAAATCAAGGCAGTATTGGAGCAGTCGACCTGGGTAAAAGACTACTGGTTCAAAGTCGAGCATCAGGAAAGCCTCCATGCACATAACGCTGTAGTGATCGATCGAAAGGCTTGTATCGATTAA
- a CDS encoding SEC-C metal-binding domain-containing protein — protein sequence MFEEINRSTEALDREAASCCSSESCCAPQAPVTRSTPKVGRNDPCPCGNGKKFKKCCGKNL from the coding sequence ATGTTCGAAGAAATCAATCGCTCCACCGAAGCGCTAGATAGGGAAGCGGCGAGTTGCTGCAGTAGCGAAAGTTGCTGTGCGCCTCAAGCGCCCGTTACACGGTCGACCCCAAAGGTTGGGCGCAATGACCCCTGCCCTTGTGGCAACGGTAAGAAATTCAAGAAATGCTGTGGGAAAAACCTCTAA